In Mytilus edulis chromosome 7, xbMytEdul2.2, whole genome shotgun sequence, a single genomic region encodes these proteins:
- the LOC139482016 gene encoding basic phospholipase A2 1-like: MVLLRYVAACVLCMIVTSSPVERRGTITKKAWWNFSYQMMDIFGLDISTNLLDYGCFCGLYGEGTPIDNIDSCCQVHDNCYGNVVAEGKCWWHPKNNGYDYIISDNIVECTDEVGSCDWDVCMCDKLYIDCLHDHIEEYNDDNYNVNVAERC, encoded by the exons ATGGTTCTCCTGCGT TATGTTGCTGCATGTGTACTGTGCATGATTGTGACTTCAAGTCCTGTAG AAAGACGGGGTACTATCACTAAGAAGGCTTGGTGGAATTTTTCGTACCAGATGATGGACATTTTTGGATTGGATATATCAACTAACCTTCTTGACTATGGCTGTTTTTGTGGATTATATGGTGAAGGTACACCAATTGACAATATTGACAG TTGTTGTCAAGTACATGATAATTGCTATGGTAATGTTGTAGCTGAAGGAAAATGCTGGTGGCATCCTAAAAATAATGGCTATGATTACATTATTTCTGACAACATAGTGGAATGTACAG acgAGGTTGGTTCCTGTGATTGGGATGTTTGTATGTGTGACAAGCTATATATAGATTGTCTCCATGACCACATTGAGGAGTATAACGATGACAACTATAATGTAAATGTAGCAGAAAGGTGCTAA